DNA from Brachyspira aalborgi:
AATAGTTTTATCTTCAATTAAATTATAATCTTTTTTCAAATTATTCCAAATATTAATGTCGGGCTTTCTATAAGGATAAACTCCATCTCCAATAATCGCCTTAAAATAATTAAATATATTTAGTTTTTTTGCAGTATTAATCGCAATATTATTCGGCTTATTCGTTATAATAAACATATCAATATTTAATTCAAAAAGTTTTTTTAGAGTATCTTCCACTCCTTCGTATAAATTAGTTTCGTCAATGCAATGTTCAAAATAATATTCCATATAAAAATTATACATTTTCTCTTCAACGATTTCTAAATATTTTTTATCATATTTGTAAGAAAAGAAATTTAAAGTTCTTTTTATAAGCGCTTTCGCTCCGTTTCCTACATATTTGCGGATATTGTCTATAGGAATTTCAGGAAAATTAATATATTCCAAAGATTTATTAATCGATTTATAAATATCGGGAATAGAATCAATTAAAGTGCCGTCCAAATCGAAAATAATATTTTTTATTTTTTGCATAATATTAAACGCTATAAAAATGTTTCGGGCTGTTTCTCAATTCTTTCAATTCTCTTTTTAATCTTCTCTTTTGATAGGATTCTAATCTGTCAATAAAAGTTATTCCGTTAGTATGGTCAATTTCATGCTGTAAAACTTTTGCCACATAATCGTTAGCTTCAAGTATTTTCTCTTCTCCGTTTGTATCGATATATTTAACTTTAATGTTTTTATATCTTGCAACTTCGTCTCTTATTTCGGGAAAAGATAAACAACCTTCTTCAAGAATTTCTTTATCGTTAGAATGCCAAATTATTTCGGGATTAATTAAAGCCAATTTGAAATCGGGTTTTTTAGATTTTTTATCGTCTTCTTCGTTATCGAAATCGGGAACGGATATAACGATTAACTTTTTTAATATTCCAATTTGAACCGCCGCAAGCCCTACTCCGTTTGCCTTATACATAGTTTCAAACATATCTTCGATTAAATCTAAAATTTCATCGTCAACTTTTTCTATATATAAAGATTTTTGCTGTAATCTTTCATCTCCGTATATAATTAAATCTCTAATCATTATTTTTTTTCCTAATAAAATTAATGTAAATATAATATTAAATTTTTTATTTATAGTCAAGTCTATTAATTCGTTATATTTAGTAAAAGGTTGATTAAAAATAAAAAAGCCCGCTCAAGTTAATGAGCAGGCTAATTATTTTCTAACTCGTTTATTTATTTGTAGCTTGTAATGAATATCTTATAGGCAAGAGATAATTATTAAATTTAACATCAATATAGCCGTCTTCATAGAATACTACATCCGCATATTGACAAGCTCCTCCATTTCTTTCTTTTCCTGATTCTATAAGTAATTTATAATTAGCTCCTTTACAAGCAGGACCGGCTCCTTGATAGAATTTAAAACCGTCTTCAAATTCAATATAAGCTTGTTTATCATCTCTTCCTACTCTAGCCGTAAATACAAGAACTCCGCTTATGCCCTGATATCCGCCGCTTTCATAATAATAACCTAAAAACTGTTTTAAGTCTCCGTTAGGGTCAATTTTTACTTTTGGTCCTTCGGGTTGAATTGGCTCTTCTGGAGGCGTTATTTCTTCGCCAACATCTACAGTAGCGTTAACACCCGTAGGTTTCTTTTTACAAGCTACCGCTACCATTACTACCATTATAGCTATTGCTA
Protein-coding regions in this window:
- a CDS encoding HAD family hydrolase, whose amino-acid sequence is MQKIKNIIFDLDGTLIDSIPDIYKSINKSLEYINFPEIPIDNIRKYVGNGAKALIKRTLNFFSYKYDKKYLEIVEEKMYNFYMEYYFEHCIDETNLYEGVEDTLKKLFELNIDMFIITNKPNNIAINTAKKLNIFNYFKAIIGDGVYPYRKPDINIWNNLKKDYNLIEDKTIMIGDGIPDYDFAKNSKLKVLLALYGITDKNILLNLKNDYYINSFYEVYDFVINN
- the def gene encoding peptide deformylase; this translates as MIRDLIIYGDERLQQKSLYIEKVDDEILDLIEDMFETMYKANGVGLAAVQIGILKKLIVISVPDFDNEEDDKKSKKPDFKLALINPEIIWHSNDKEILEEGCLSFPEIRDEVARYKNIKVKYIDTNGEEKILEANDYVAKVLQHEIDHTNGITFIDRLESYQKRRLKRELKELRNSPKHFYSV